The following are encoded together in the Streptomyces rapamycinicus NRRL 5491 genome:
- a CDS encoding SAM-dependent methyltransferase: MTSNVSAVGERVGEFYDQLVGMFDASLYGPNIHVGYWNSQEDSTTLADAADRLTDMMIARLRIGAGSRVLDIGCGFGGPAIRLAQKTGAEVVGVSVSRKQVEKANELAEAAGVSGKVTFQYGDAMDLAFDDGSFDAIWMLESVMQMPDRTAALGEAARVLRPGGRLALTDNYEREEISEERRPVIENILQRYLTQPPASFETYPAMLRQAGLRCTELLDVSESTTKQSVRRLGEAMAQNMEQLASKVDPEVFNKLKPAEGENMEMPELGYLIATARRPETA, translated from the coding sequence ATGACGTCCAATGTCAGCGCGGTCGGTGAGCGGGTCGGCGAGTTCTACGACCAGCTGGTCGGCATGTTCGACGCCTCGCTGTACGGCCCGAACATCCATGTCGGCTACTGGAACAGCCAGGAGGACAGCACCACCCTGGCGGACGCCGCCGACCGGCTCACCGACATGATGATCGCGCGGCTGCGCATCGGCGCCGGCTCCCGGGTCCTGGACATCGGCTGCGGCTTCGGCGGGCCCGCGATCAGGCTGGCGCAGAAGACGGGTGCCGAGGTGGTGGGCGTCAGTGTCAGCCGTAAGCAGGTCGAGAAGGCCAATGAGCTGGCCGAGGCCGCCGGGGTGAGCGGCAAGGTCACCTTCCAGTACGGCGACGCGATGGACCTGGCCTTCGACGACGGCTCCTTCGACGCCATCTGGATGCTGGAATCCGTGATGCAGATGCCCGACCGCACGGCGGCGCTCGGGGAGGCGGCCCGAGTCCTGCGCCCCGGCGGACGGCTCGCGCTCACCGACAACTACGAGCGCGAGGAGATATCCGAGGAGCGGCGGCCGGTCATCGAGAACATTCTCCAGCGGTACCTCACCCAGCCGCCCGCGTCTTTCGAGACATACCCGGCGATGCTGCGCCAGGCCGGGCTGCGCTGTACGGAGCTGCTCGACGTCAGCGAAAGCACCACCAAGCAGTCGGTCCGGCGGCTCGGTGAGGCCATGGCCCAGAACATGGAGCAGCTGGCGTCCAAGGTCGACCCGGAGGTCTTCAACAAGTTGAAGCCCGCCGAGGGCGAGAACATGGAAATGCCCGAGCTGGGTTATCTGATCGCCACCGCGCGGCGGCCCGAAACCGCGTAA
- a CDS encoding aldo/keto reductase — MTSAPDTVQLSSGERIPLLGQGTWHIGDRPRRRADEIAALRRGLDLGMTVVDTAEMYGSGASEELVGEAIAGRRDEVFLVSKVLPGHADRGGTIAACEDSLRRLGTDRLDLYLLHWRGRIPLEETLGAFTELTETGKIRHWGVSNFDASDMTDLVSIPGGDRVAVNQVLYNLTRRGVEYDLMPWCHRRDIPLMAYSPIEQGRLPRTGALREVARALDATPAQVMLAWVLRQGVMAIPKAGRADHVEENRPALDLELTSEDLAALDRAFPPPTGPVPLDVL; from the coding sequence ATGACCAGCGCACCGGACACCGTCCAGCTGTCCTCGGGCGAGCGGATCCCGCTGCTCGGCCAGGGCACCTGGCACATCGGTGACCGCCCCCGGCGCCGTGCCGATGAGATCGCGGCGCTGCGGCGTGGCCTCGACCTCGGAATGACCGTCGTGGACACGGCCGAGATGTACGGCAGCGGGGCCTCCGAGGAACTCGTCGGAGAGGCGATCGCCGGACGCCGCGATGAGGTGTTCCTGGTCAGCAAGGTGCTGCCCGGCCACGCCGACCGCGGCGGCACCATCGCGGCCTGCGAGGACAGCCTGCGGCGCCTCGGCACGGACCGGCTGGACCTGTATCTGCTGCACTGGCGGGGGCGGATCCCGCTGGAGGAGACCCTCGGAGCCTTCACCGAACTCACCGAGACCGGCAAGATCCGCCACTGGGGGGTGAGCAACTTCGACGCCTCCGATATGACGGATCTCGTCTCCATCCCCGGTGGCGACCGTGTCGCCGTCAATCAGGTGCTCTACAACCTCACCCGGCGCGGTGTGGAGTACGACCTCATGCCCTGGTGCCATCGGCGCGACATCCCGCTGATGGCCTATTCGCCCATCGAGCAGGGACGCCTGCCGCGCACGGGCGCGCTGCGGGAGGTCGCACGGGCCCTTGACGCGACCCCCGCTCAGGTGATGCTGGCGTGGGTGCTCCGACAGGGGGTGATGGCGATCCCCAAGGCCGGGCGGGCCGACCATGTCGAGGAGAACCGCCCCGCGCTGGATCTCGAGCTGACGTCGGAGGACCTGGCCGCGCTGGACCGCGCCTTCCCACCGCCCACGGGGCCCGTACCCCTCGATGTCCTCTGA